A window of Cellulomonas wangleii genomic DNA:
GGATCGAGGAGCACTACGCGAACACGGTGCCCGCGAAGGCCCCCTCGGTCGCCGAGGAGTTCCGCAACGGCCCGCTCGTCGGCACGCCGGACCAGATCGTCGAGAAGCTGCGCGAGCTGCAGGGCCTGGGCATGACGTACGCGATCTGCTACTTCGCCGAGGCGGCCTACGACCGCTCCGGCATCGAGCTGTTCGCACGCGAGGTCGCCCCGCGCCTGCGCTGAGCGCCGTACCGGGTCGCCCCTTCCCCGCGGGGAGGGGGCGACCCGTCGCTCTGCCCGCCCTGCGCCCGGTCGGTCCCGCCCGCACGCAGCGCGAGCGCGGCCCGGTCAGGGCGGCGGGCGCACACGGTCGCGCGTCCGGCGGGTGGTCAGGCGTCGCGCTCGGCGACGACGACGGCCGACGCGATGCCCGCGTCGTGCGAGATCGACAGGTGGAACCGGTCGACCCCCAGCTCCTGGGCGCGTGCCAGGACGGTGCCGACGACCTCGACGACCGGCTGCGCGCCCGCGACGCGCCGCACCGTCGCGTCCTGCCACCTCATGCCCGGCGGTGCGCCCAGGGCCTTCGCGATCGCCTCCTTGGCCGCGAACCGGGCGGCCAGCGACGTGTCGGGCAGGTCGCGCTCGTCCGGCGTGAACAGCCGGGCACGCAGCGCCGGGACCCGCTCGATCGTCGCCATGAACCGCGCGACGTCGACCACGTCGATGCCGACGCCGACGATCACCCGGCACCCCCGGCACCCTGGGCGGGCGTCACTCGACCGTGACGGACTTCGCCAGGTTGCGCGGCTGGTCCACGTCGAGGCCCTTGGCGTGCGCCAGCTCGGAGGCGAACACCTGCAGCGGGACGACCGCCAGCAGCGGCGCCAGCAGGGTCGAGCTCTGCGGCACGGAGAACACCTCGTCGGCGTACGGCACGACCGCCTCGTCCCCGTCCTCCGCGACCACCAGGGTGCGGGCGCCGCGGGCCCGGATCTCCTGGATGTTGGAGACGACCTTGGAGTGCAGCGAGTTGCGCCCGCGCGGTGAGGGGACCACGACGAAGACCGGCTGCCCGGGCTCGATCAGCGCGATCGGGCCGTGCTTCAGCTCGCCCGCGGCGAACCCCTCGGCGTGGATGTAGGCCAGCTCCTTGAGCTTGAGCGCACCCTCCAGCGCCACCGGGTAGCCGACGTGCCGGCCGAGGAACAGGACCGACTGCGTGTCGGCCATCCACCGGGCGATCTCCCGGACCCGGTCCGAGCGGTCGAGCACCTGCTGGATCTTGTCCGGCATCTCCCGCAGCTCGGCGAGCGTGGCCGCGACCTCGTCGGGGAACTTGTTGCCGCGCAGCTGGGCGAGGTACAGGCCGAGCAGGTAGGCGGCGGTGATCTGGGCGAGGAAGGCCTTGGTCGACGCGACCGCGATCTCGGGCCCGGCGTGGGTGTACAGCACCGCGTCGGCCTCGCGCGGGATGGTCGACCCGTGCGTGTTGACGATGGCGAGCGTCGTGGCGCCCTGCTCCTTGGCGTGCCGCAGCGCCATGAGCGTGTCCATGGTCTCGCCGGACTGGGAGATCGCCACGACGAGCGTCCGCTCGTCGACCACCGGGTCGCGGTACCGGAACTCGTGCGCCAGCTCGACCTCGACCGGGATGCGGCACCAGTGCTCGATGGCGTACTTGGCCACGTGCCCCGCGTAGGCGGCCGTGCCGCACGCGACCACGACGATCTTGTCGACCGAGCGCAGCACCGTCTCGTCGATCCGCATCTCGTCGAGGACCAGGCGACCGGCCAGGTCCAGTCGGCCGAGCAGCGTGTCGGAGACGGCCTGCGGCTGGTCGTGGATCTCCTTGTCCATGAAGGACCGGAAGCCGCCCTTCTCGGCGGCGCTGATGTCCCAGTCCACGGTGTAGGGCGTGGCCTGCACGGGACTGCCGTCGAGGTCGGTCACGGTCACGGACGTCGGCGTGATGGTCACGACCTGGTCCTGCCCGAGCTCCAGGGCCCGCCGCGTCGAGCCGATGAACGCCGCGACGTCCGACCCGAGGAAGTTCTCGCCGTCACCGAGCCCGACGACCAGCGGCGAGTCGTGACGGGCGCCGACGACCGTGTCGGGGAGGTCGGCGTGCACGGCCAGCAGGGTGAACGTGCCCTCGAGACGCCGTGCCACGGAGGCGAGGGCCGCCGTGAGGTCCTTGCTCGCGTCGTAGGCACGCGACACCAGGTGCGCGACGACCTCCGTGTCGGTCTCCGACAGGAACTCCACACCCTCGGCGAGCAGCTCGGCCTTGAGGACGGCGTAGTTCTCCACGATGCCGTTGTGGATGAGGGCGAGGCGGCCGGCCACGTGCGGGTGCGCGTTGACGTCGGTCGGGCCGCCGTGGGTGGCCCAGCGGGTGTGGCCGATCGCCGCGGTCGCCGGGGGCAGCGGGCGCGCGTCGAGCTCCTCGACGAGGTTGGCGAGCTTGCCCGCCTTCTTCGCGACCGCGAGCTCGCCGCCAGGGACGACCAGCGCCACACCCGCCGAGTCGTAGCCCCGGTACTCCAGCCGTCGGAGCCCTTCCAGCGACACGTCCAACGGCCGCCCGCTCGGACCGGCGCTGCCCACGTACCCGACGATTCCGCACATGCGCCCGATCCTAACGGGCCAACCTCCGCCCGACGGCCTCGCGCGGCGCGACGGCACAACACCCGTCATGGGGAACAATCGTCAGGTGCCGTCCCTGGTCCCCGCCACCCCGTACGTCGACCTCGACCGTGCTGCCTGGACCCGGTTGTCGGCCTCGACGCCCCTGCCGTTCACCGACGACGACGTCGAGCGCCTGCGTGGTCTGGGCGACCCGATCGACCTGGCCGAGGTCGACGCGATCTACCGGCCCCTGTCACGTCTGCTCGACCTGTACATCCAGGCGACCCGCGGTCTGCACCACGCGACGAGCACGTTCCTGCGGGAGGACGTCGGTCGCACGCCCTTCGTCATCGGCGTGGCCGGCTCGGTGGCCGTGGGCAAGTCGACGACCGCACGGCTCCTGCGCGAGCTGATCGCCCGGTGGCCCGCCACCCCGCGGGTGGAGCTGGTGACGACCGACGGGTTCCTCCACCCGAACGCCGAGCTCGAGCGCCGTGGGCTGCTGCAGCGCAAGGGGTTCCCGGAGTCGTACGACCGCCGGGCCCTGCTGCGCTTCGTGTCGAAGGTGAAGGCGGGACGCCCCGAGGTCACCGTCCCGGTGTACGACCACCTGACCTACGACATCGTGCCCGGTGCGCACGTCGTGGTGCGCCAGCCGGACGTCCTCATCGTCGAGGGCCTCAACGTCCTGCAGCCCGCCCGCCCGACGCTCGAGGGCACCTCCAACCTGGCGCTGAGCGACTTCTTCGACTTCTCCATCTACGTCGACGCCCGCACGTCCGACGTCAAGCAGTGGTACATCGACCGCTTCCTCTCGCTGCGCGCCACGGCGTTCGCGCGGCCCGAGTCGTACTTCCACCGCTACGCGTCGCTGTCCGACGACGAGGCGGTGGCGCGCGCCGAGAGCATCTGGGACAGCATCAACGCGCCCAACCTCGAGGAGAACATCCTGCCGACCCGCAGCCGGGCCACGCTGGTCCTGACCAAGGGGCCGGACCACGCCGTCCAGCGGGTGCGGCTGCGCAAGATCTGACGTCCGCGGCGCGGGCCGGTCAAGGGGCGGAGGCGGCGACCGGCTGCGCGAGCGCGACCGGGTGCTCGGTGCGGTCGAGCACGTCGAGGGCGTCGAGCGCCTCGGCGGTCGCGGCACCCTCGCAGGCCGCGTCGGCGGGGAGCAGCACGGCCGCCCCCATCGCGTCGACCAGCCAGACCTGGGGGACGACGGCGGTGCCGCACTCCCCCGGGGCCGCGCGGGTCACGAGGTCGACGAGGGGGTCGAGGTCGCCCTCGAGCCGGGTGGCGGTGACGGCCCACCACCGGCCCGCCGAGTCGCGCAGCGTCTCGCCGCGGTCGCACACGAGCGCGGTGTCCGCCACGAAGTCCGCGGGCGGCAGGCCGCGGGCGGCCGGGGCCGGCGCGTCGGCCGCACGTGACGCGTCGAGCTCGAGGCCCAGGGCCTCGAGCACCCCGGCGTCCAGACAGCTGGCGTCGGTGCGGACCTCGGCCGTGGCCGCGTCGGGAGCCGCGGGCGCGGGGCCGGCGCAGCCGCCGAGCGCGAGGGCGACGGCTACCGCCGCGCCTCGTCCCGCTGCTCGCACCCTCGTACTCCCGCCTGGTCGCCGACCCCGGACGCACGACGGACGACCCCCGGGTGGTGGCCGGGGGCCTCGCGTGCGCGGGGAGGCCGACGTCGACGTCGTCCTGGTCCTACGGTAGGTCGCCCGACGCGGCCCTGCGCGGTCACCCGGACGGTCGATACCGGATCGTTGTCACACCGACACCTCCGCGAGGTCATTGTGACCTCGACCACGAGTCATGCGGCCGTGTCCTCGCTGCGGTGCGCGGCCACGTCGGTGCGGACCCCACCGTGACCGGCCGGGTCCCCCGACGGTGACGGCTCCCCGTCCTCACCGGTCGACGCCGCCGGGACCGCCGGGGTGTCGATCCCCAGCCACCGCCGCAGCACCTGGTCGACTGCCAGGCCGATGAGGAACCCGCCGACCACCCCGGTGGCGACGCCGACCAGCGGAGAGTGCCCCAGCACCACACCGGTGCCGATCCCGATCAGCGTCGAGTAGAGCGCCCACGTCACCGCGGCGATCGCGGTGAGCAGGACGAACCGGCGGCGGCGGAACCCGAGGGCACCGGCGGTCATGTTGACCGCGACCCGGCCGACGGGGATGTAGCGGGCGGCGATGATGAACGCCGCCCCGCGCTCGCGCAGCGCGTGCTCGGCCCAGTCGAGGACGCGCTGGCCGCGCCGGCCGCGGAACAGGCGCAGCCGGCGGACGGGGACCCGCGTGCCGACCTGGTAGGCGAGCTGGTCACCCGTGAACGCGCCGAGCGCCGCGACCACCACGACCGCCCACAGCACGGGACTCCCCGTCGAGGTGGACAGCGACGAGAGCGCGATCACGACCGACTCGCTGGGGATCGGAGGGAAGATGCCGTCGACGGTGGCGAACACGAACAACGCCGCGAAGACCCCCGGCGACGCCGCCATCTCCAGCACCCACTGCTCGAGCACGTGCTCTCCCCTCGTCGTGCCCACCCCCCGACGAGGCCGACACGACCACGCTAGGCGCCGGTCCGCGGCCCGTACATGGGGGCACCCCCCGAATCAACCCCGAGCGACCCCGATCCCGTTCCCGGGGATGACGGTGCGGGAGCGCCCGTGGTCCCGTGGACGGACGTGTCGTTCGACGAACGCCCGCAGCACCGGCGGCACGGTGTGCACACCGCTGCGGCGCGCGGCGGCGACCACGTCCTCGGCCTCCTCGGGGTCGAAGTACCCGTCGAACCGGTAGGCGTCGACGCGGGTCTCGAGCCCGGCGACGTCCAGCTCGGGATGGAACTGGGTGGCGTAGACGTTGCGGCCCACCCGGAAGGCCTGGACCGGCGCGCCGGCCGACGTCGCGAGCAGCACGGCGTGCGGCGGCAGCACGCTCAGCGACTCCTTGTGCCCCACGAACGCCTGGAACGTGGCCGGTCCTGCCCCCAGGACAGGGTCCGCCACGCCCTGCGCGGTGAGCTCCACGGTGACCGCACCGACCGGCTCCGCGTGCTGCCCGTCGACCACGCCGCCCTGGTGACGCCCGAGGGTGCCGATGCCGTAGCAGGCCCCGAGGAACGGCACGTCCGCCGGGACCACCGCGTCGAGCAGCCGCGCGAGGTCAGCCTCGACCCGGCGCTGCACGGCGGACTTGGTGGGCTCCGGGTCGCTGACGCAGAACGGCCCGCCACCCAGCACGATGCCGGACCAGTCGTCCAGGTCGACGTCGCGCAGCGGCGCCGCCTCCAGACGGACCCGCCGCATGGTCGACTCGTCGAGGCCGGTGCACCGCAGCACGGCCGCGTACTCGTCGTCCGCGGGCCCGTCCTCGGGACGCACGCCCAGGAACAGGAACGGCTTCATGGCGACTCCTCCCCGGCACCGCCTCGTGCCGTGCCCGGCAGCTCGAAGCCCAGCGCCCGCGCGGCCGCGCGCGGGACGGGCTCCGCACCCCAGTGTGCGCCCCAGGCGTCCGTCGCGGACAGCGAGCGGGTCAGGGCCCGGTCGACGTAGAGCGTCCCCCGCAGGTGGTCGGTCTCGTGCTGGACGATCCGCGCGGGCCAGCCCGTGAGCACCTCGTCGAGGTGCGCGCCGGTCTCGTCGAGCCCCGTGAGGTGCACGGCGCGGGGCCGCGGGACCACCGCCTGGTAGCCGACGACGCTCAGGCAGCCCTCGTAGAAGGCCGCGACGTCGTCGCCCGCGGGCACGTACGACGGGTTGACGAGCACCCGGTACGGCAGCTGCGGGCGCTCCCGCACGCGCGCCACGTCGTCGTCGCCCGCCCCGGGGTCCTCGACGACCGCGAGCGCGAGCGGCAGGCCGATCTGCGGCGCGGCCAGCCCGACGCCCGGCGCCGCCCGCATCGTGCGGCGCATGAGCGCCAGCAGGTCCGTCAGCTCGGCCGCGTCGACCTGCCCGTCGTAGGGGACCGTCGACGCCCGCAGCACGGGGTGACCCGCCTGCACGATCGGGGCGACGGCGTCCGGTCCCGCGGCGTGCGCCGCGTCGAGCGTGCGCAGCACCAGGTCCCGCACGACCCCGTCCCGTCCGTCCACCACGGTCGGCCCCTTCCGTCGTGCCGCTGCGTCAGAGCGCCAGACGTGTGCGGACCACGTCGGCCAGCTCGTGCGCGATGCGCTCCGCCTCGTCCTGCGTCCCCGCCTCCACCATGACCCGCACCAGCGGCTCGGTGCCCGACGGGCGCAGCAGCACCCGCCCCGAGTCGCCGAGCGACTTCTCCGCGTGGGCGACGGCGTCGACGAGCACGGGGTCGTCGGTGCGCGCGCGGTCCACACCGGGCACGTTGACGAGGATCTGTGGCAGGCGCCGCACGATCGCCGCGAGGTCCGCCAGGGGACGGCCGGTCTCGACGACGCGCGCGGCGAGCTGCAGCGCCGTGAGCAGGCCGTCACCGGTCGTGGCGTGCGCGGCCAGGATGATGTGACCGGACTGCTCCCCGCCCAGGCCGTAGCCGCCGGCACGCATGGCCTCGAGGACGTACCGGTCGCCCACGCCGGTCTCGACGGTCGCGATGCCCGCCGCCCGCATGGCGATCCGCAGCCCCAGGTTGCTCATCACGGTCGTCACGAGGGTGCCGTGCGGCAGCGCGCCGCGCTCGTGCAGCGCGACGGCGAGGACGCCCATGATCTGGTCCCCGTCGACGAGCACACCCTGTGCGTCGACCGCGAGGCAGCGGTCGGCGTCGCCGTCGAGCGCGACACCCAGGTCGGCGTGCGCGGCGACGACGGCGGCCTGCAGCTGCTCGGGGTGCGTCGACCCGCACGCCTCGTTGATGTTGCGACCGTCCGGCGAGGCGTTGATGACGACGACGTCCGCACCCGCGTCCCGCAGCGCGGCAGGCCCGACCTCGCTGGCCGCGCCGTTGGCGCAGTCGACGACGATCCGCAGACCCTCCAGCCGCGTGCCGACGGTCGTGACGAGGTGGTCGACGTACTCGCGACCCGCCTGGCCGTTGTCGATGCGGATCCGTCCGACGTCGGCCCCCGTGGGCCGGTCCCACGCCTCGCCCATGCGTGCCTCGATGGCCGCCTCGACGTCGTCGTCGAGCTTCTGGCCGCCCCGGGCGAGGAACTTGATGCCGTTGTCCGGCATCGGGTTGTGCGACGCCGAGAGCACGACGCCCAGGTCGACGCCCCGGGCCGCGGTCAGGTAGGCCACGGCGGGGGTGGGCAGCACGCCCACGTCGTCCACGTCGACCCCGGCCGACGCGAGGCCGGCGGAGACGGCCGCCGAGAGGAACTCCCCCGACGCCCGCGGGTCGCGTCCCACCACGGCACGTGGCCGGTGCCCGGCGAACGCTCCCCGGGTGGCGAGCACGTGCGCGGCGGCCACGGACGCGTCGAGCGCGACCTCCGCCGTGACATCGCGGTTCGCCAGACCACGCACCCCGTCGGTACCGAACAGACGACCCATCACCTGACTCCTTCGCGTGCCGGTCGGCGGCCCCCCCGAGGGGTCCCGCGCCCGACGTCCTGACTGATCCGTCCGCGGCGCCGCACGCTGCGCGCCGGTGCTGCCCTGCTTCCCGACATGCCGATGGCCTCGGCGGTCTGTCGACCGCCGAGGCCATCGGGCCGAGGCGCTGGGGTCAGCGCTTCGAGTACTGCGGCGCCTTGCGGGCCTTCTTCAGACCCGCCTTCTTGCGCTCGACCACACGCGCGTCACGCGTGAGGAAGCCGGCCTTCTTCAGGGCCGGGCGGTTGTTCTCCTCGTCGATGGCGTTCAGCGCCCGGGCGATGCCCAGACGCAGGGCGCCGGCCTGGCCGGAGACGCCACCACCGGTGATGCGCGCGACGACGTCGAAACGACCCTCGACGTCCACGAGCTTCAGCGGGGAGTTGACGAGCTGCTGGTGCACCTTGTTGGGGAAGTACTCCTCGAGCGCACGGCCGTTGATCTTCCACTGGCCGGTGCCGGGCACCAGACGGACGCGGGCGACAGCCTCCTTGCGGCGGCCGAGCGCCTGGCCCGGTGCCGTGAGGGACTGTCCGCGGCCGGTGGGCGCAGCGGTCTCGGAGGTGTAGCTGGTGGGCGTGTCGTCGCCCTCGTACTCGGTCTCGACGGTGGTCTGAGCCACGGGATCCTCGCGTTCTAGTTTCTCTGCCGCAGCAGCCGGGGGCTTACTGCGCCACCTGGGTCAGCTCGAACGGCTTCGGCTGCTGGGCCGCGTGCGGGTGCTCCGCACCGCGGTAGACCTTGAGCTTGCTGAGCTGTCCACGACCGAGGGTCGTGTGGGGCAGCATGCCGCGGACGGCCTTCTCGATCGCCCGCTCGGGGTGCTTCTCGAGGAGCTCGGCGTAACGGGTCGCCCGCAGGCCACCCGGGTAGCCGGAGTGGCGGTACGCGAGCTTGGTCTCACGCTTGTTGCCGGTCAGCGCGACCTTCTCCGCGTTGATGACGATGACGAAGTCACCGCCGTCGACGTGGGGGGCGAAGGTCGCCTTGTGCTTGCCGCGCAGCAGCGTGGCCACGTGGCTGGCCAGGCGGCCGAGCACGACGTCGGTCGCGTCGATGACGTACCAGTTCCGCTCGACGTCGCCGGGCTTCGGGGTGTACGTGCGCACGGGGTGCCTCTGTCTCGTGATACGTGTCGTGGCCGGGCGCGCAGGGCGACCGGCCGAGGATGGCTGCCGGAGCATCCCGCCCGGCGAGTGGGATCGCACCAGGACGGCCATCGGCACCCGGTGGTGAGAAGCCACCGGTGCGCGACAGGGGACGCACAACGACACAACAGACTACGGCACGGTCCACCCAGGGCCAAACCGGCGTCCGCTGGGCTCCCTGGAGGCGCCCCGGAACCGCCCCGGAGCACGCCCGGGACGACGCCCACGCCCTCAGCGCACCCGCTGCACGCGTCCCGCGTCCCACACGGGCTCCGGCGTCTCGACGACCGAGCCGTCGGCCCCGAACACGAGGAAGCGGTCGAACGTGCGCGTGAACCACCGGTCGTGCGTCACCGCCAGGACCGTGCCCTCGAACGCCGCCAGCCCCGCCTCGAGCGCCTCGGCCGAGTGCAGGTCCAGGTTGTCCGTCGGCTCGTCGAGCAGCAGCAGGGTCGCACCACCGAGCTCCAGGAGCAGGATCTGCAGCCGCGCCTGCTGCCCGCCCGACAGCGTCTCGTAGCGCTGCTCGGCCGCGTCGACGAGCTCGTAGCGGTCCAGCGCACGGCTCGCCGCCTCACGGCCCAGCCCGACGCGGTGCCCGTCGCCGCGGTGCAGGACCTCCAGCAGCGTCCGGCCGACGAGCTCGGGGTGCGCGTGGTTCTGCGCGAACCAGCCCGGCCGCACCCGTGAACCGAGCACGACGCTCCCGGTGTGCGCGACGGGTGCGACCGGCACGTCGCCGGCAGGGGCGTGCTCGGGGTCGCTGCCACCGGCCGCGAGCAGCCGCAGGAAGTGGGACTTGCCCGACCCGTTGGAGCCCAGCACCGCGACCCGCTCGCCGTACCAGACCTCCAGGTCGAACGGCTTCATGAGCCCGCTGAGCTCGAGACCCCGCGCGACCACTGCCCGCTTGGCGGTCCGTCCGCCGCGCAGCCGGACCGCGACGTGCTGCTCGCGCGCGACGACGGCCGGCGGACCGGCCTCCTCGAACTTGCGCAGCCGCGTCTGCGCCGCGTGGTAGCGGGACGCCATGCCGTCGTTGAACGTCGACCTCAGCTTGAGCGAGGCCACGAGCTCGCGGAGCTGGACGCGCTCCTCCTCCCAGCGCCGCAGCAGCTCCTCGTGCCGGGCCCGGCGGTCGGCGCGGGCCTGCGCGTACGACGCGAACCCTCCCCCGTGCACCCACACCCGCGCACCGCCCGGCGTCGGCTCGAGCGTGGCCACGTGCGTGGCGACCCGCGCGAGCAGCTCACGGTCGTGGCTGACGAACAGCACGGTGCGCCCGCTCGTCACGAGCCGGTCCTCCAGCCAGCGCTTGGTCGGCACGTCGAGCGCGTTGTCCGGCTCGTCGAGCACCAGCACCTCGTCCGGCCCTCGCAGCAGCGCCTCGAGCACGAGCCGCTTCTGCTCCCCGCCCGACAGCGTCCGCACGTCCCGGTGCTGGGCGCGCTCGAACGGCAGCGACAGCACCGCGTCGGTCACGCGGTCCCAGCCCACCTCGGCCTCGTACCCGCCGACGTCGGCCCAGTCCGCCAGCGCCTGGGCGTAGCGCATCTGCGTCGGCTCGTCGTCGCGCTCCATCATCGCCAGCTCCGCGGCCGTCAGCTCGGCCGCGGCAGCCGCCACCGCCGCCGGCGCCAGCCCCGCCAGCAGGTCGCGGACGCTGCGGTCGTCGTCGATCCGGCCCACCTCCTGCCGCATGACGCCCAGGCCGCCGCTGCGCTGCACCGAGCCCGTGTGCGCCGTGGCCTGCCCCGTGACGACGCGCAGCAGCGTGGACTTGCCGACGCCGTTGGGTCCGACCAGGGCCGTGCGGGAGCCCTCACCGACCCGGAAGGTCACGTCGTGCAGCAGGCGCCGCCCGTCGGGGAGCGTCCAGCCGACACCACCGACGTCGAGATGACCCATGCGCGTCAGTCTCCCGGGAGGACCGCCACGGCAGGAAGCGCAATGTGCAGCGCACGGGCGCCGTCCTGTGGCGGGCGGTGCTGACCGGTGCTTGGGTCGGGGGCATGAGCGAGGACACCCCAGCCACCAGCACCGACCCGGCTCTCGGCTCCGAGGGCGACAGCAACCAGCTGCCCGGCGAGGACACGTTGGTCGAGCGCGGCGTCGAGGACCCCCTGGACGAGGGCGTCGCCCCGCCCGAGCGCCCCCGCCCCGCGTCCGCCCACTTCGGCGAGACCGCCTGGGAGGAGGCGCGCGGCGAGACCCTCGACCAGCGCGTCGCGCAGGAGGAGCCCGAGGTGTGGGAGGTGGACCCGGTCGCGCCGGCCAACCGCGAGGAGCTGCGCGCCGGTCGC
This region includes:
- a CDS encoding holo-ACP synthase; translated protein: MIVGVGIDVVDVARFMATIERVPALRARLFTPDERDLPDTSLAARFAAKEAIAKALGAPPGMRWQDATVRRVAGAQPVVEVVGTVLARAQELGVDRFHLSISHDAGIASAVVVAERDA
- the glmS gene encoding glutamine--fructose-6-phosphate transaminase (isomerizing) — translated: MCGIVGYVGSAGPSGRPLDVSLEGLRRLEYRGYDSAGVALVVPGGELAVAKKAGKLANLVEELDARPLPPATAAIGHTRWATHGGPTDVNAHPHVAGRLALIHNGIVENYAVLKAELLAEGVEFLSETDTEVVAHLVSRAYDASKDLTAALASVARRLEGTFTLLAVHADLPDTVVGARHDSPLVVGLGDGENFLGSDVAAFIGSTRRALELGQDQVVTITPTSVTVTDLDGSPVQATPYTVDWDISAAEKGGFRSFMDKEIHDQPQAVSDTLLGRLDLAGRLVLDEMRIDETVLRSVDKIVVVACGTAAYAGHVAKYAIEHWCRIPVEVELAHEFRYRDPVVDERTLVVAISQSGETMDTLMALRHAKEQGATTLAIVNTHGSTIPREADAVLYTHAGPEIAVASTKAFLAQITAAYLLGLYLAQLRGNKFPDEVAATLAELREMPDKIQQVLDRSDRVREIARWMADTQSVLFLGRHVGYPVALEGALKLKELAYIHAEGFAAGELKHGPIALIEPGQPVFVVVPSPRGRNSLHSKVVSNIQEIRARGARTLVVAEDGDEAVVPYADEVFSVPQSSTLLAPLLAVVPLQVFASELAHAKGLDVDQPRNLAKSVTVE
- the coaA gene encoding type I pantothenate kinase, with protein sequence MGNNRQVPSLVPATPYVDLDRAAWTRLSASTPLPFTDDDVERLRGLGDPIDLAEVDAIYRPLSRLLDLYIQATRGLHHATSTFLREDVGRTPFVIGVAGSVAVGKSTTARLLRELIARWPATPRVELVTTDGFLHPNAELERRGLLQRKGFPESYDRRALLRFVSKVKAGRPEVTVPVYDHLTYDIVPGAHVVVRQPDVLIVEGLNVLQPARPTLEGTSNLALSDFFDFSIYVDARTSDVKQWYIDRFLSLRATAFARPESYFHRYASLSDDEAVARAESIWDSINAPNLEENILPTRSRATLVLTKGPDHAVQRVRLRKI
- a CDS encoding DedA family protein — protein: MLEQWVLEMAASPGVFAALFVFATVDGIFPPIPSESVVIALSSLSTSTGSPVLWAVVVVAALGAFTGDQLAYQVGTRVPVRRLRLFRGRRGQRVLDWAEHALRERGAAFIIAARYIPVGRVAVNMTAGALGFRRRRFVLLTAIAAVTWALYSTLIGIGTGVVLGHSPLVGVATGVVGGFLIGLAVDQVLRRWLGIDTPAVPAASTGEDGEPSPSGDPAGHGGVRTDVAAHRSEDTAA
- a CDS encoding glutamine amidotransferase — translated: MKPFLFLGVRPEDGPADDEYAAVLRCTGLDESTMRRVRLEAAPLRDVDLDDWSGIVLGGGPFCVSDPEPTKSAVQRRVEADLARLLDAVVPADVPFLGACYGIGTLGRHQGGVVDGQHAEPVGAVTVELTAQGVADPVLGAGPATFQAFVGHKESLSVLPPHAVLLATSAGAPVQAFRVGRNVYATQFHPELDVAGLETRVDAYRFDGYFDPEEAEDVVAAARRSGVHTVPPVLRAFVERHVRPRDHGRSRTVIPGNGIGVARG
- a CDS encoding peptide deformylase, which translates into the protein MDGRDGVVRDLVLRTLDAAHAAGPDAVAPIVQAGHPVLRASTVPYDGQVDAAELTDLLALMRRTMRAAPGVGLAAPQIGLPLALAVVEDPGAGDDDVARVRERPQLPYRVLVNPSYVPAGDDVAAFYEGCLSVVGYQAVVPRPRAVHLTGLDETGAHLDEVLTGWPARIVQHETDHLRGTLYVDRALTRSLSATDAWGAHWGAEPVPRAAARALGFELPGTARGGAGEESP
- the glmM gene encoding phosphoglucosamine mutase, which codes for MGRLFGTDGVRGLANRDVTAEVALDASVAAAHVLATRGAFAGHRPRAVVGRDPRASGEFLSAAVSAGLASAGVDVDDVGVLPTPAVAYLTAARGVDLGVVLSASHNPMPDNGIKFLARGGQKLDDDVEAAIEARMGEAWDRPTGADVGRIRIDNGQAGREYVDHLVTTVGTRLEGLRIVVDCANGAASEVGPAALRDAGADVVVINASPDGRNINEACGSTHPEQLQAAVVAAHADLGVALDGDADRCLAVDAQGVLVDGDQIMGVLAVALHERGALPHGTLVTTVMSNLGLRIAMRAAGIATVETGVGDRYVLEAMRAGGYGLGGEQSGHIILAAHATTGDGLLTALQLAARVVETGRPLADLAAIVRRLPQILVNVPGVDRARTDDPVLVDAVAHAEKSLGDSGRVLLRPSGTEPLVRVMVEAGTQDEAERIAHELADVVRTRLAL
- the rpsI gene encoding 30S ribosomal protein S9 — its product is MAQTTVETEYEGDDTPTSYTSETAAPTGRGQSLTAPGQALGRRKEAVARVRLVPGTGQWKINGRALEEYFPNKVHQQLVNSPLKLVDVEGRFDVVARITGGGVSGQAGALRLGIARALNAIDEENNRPALKKAGFLTRDARVVERKKAGLKKARKAPQYSKR
- the rplM gene encoding 50S ribosomal protein L13, whose translation is MRTYTPKPGDVERNWYVIDATDVVLGRLASHVATLLRGKHKATFAPHVDGGDFVIVINAEKVALTGNKRETKLAYRHSGYPGGLRATRYAELLEKHPERAIEKAVRGMLPHTTLGRGQLSKLKVYRGAEHPHAAQQPKPFELTQVAQ
- a CDS encoding ATP-binding cassette domain-containing protein, with the translated sequence MGHLDVGGVGWTLPDGRRLLHDVTFRVGEGSRTALVGPNGVGKSTLLRVVTGQATAHTGSVQRSGGLGVMRQEVGRIDDDRSVRDLLAGLAPAAVAAAAAELTAAELAMMERDDEPTQMRYAQALADWADVGGYEAEVGWDRVTDAVLSLPFERAQHRDVRTLSGGEQKRLVLEALLRGPDEVLVLDEPDNALDVPTKRWLEDRLVTSGRTVLFVSHDRELLARVATHVATLEPTPGGARVWVHGGGFASYAQARADRRARHEELLRRWEEERVQLRELVASLKLRSTFNDGMASRYHAAQTRLRKFEEAGPPAVVAREQHVAVRLRGGRTAKRAVVARGLELSGLMKPFDLEVWYGERVAVLGSNGSGKSHFLRLLAAGGSDPEHAPAGDVPVAPVAHTGSVVLGSRVRPGWFAQNHAHPELVGRTLLEVLHRGDGHRVGLGREAASRALDRYELVDAAEQRYETLSGGQQARLQILLLELGGATLLLLDEPTDNLDLHSAEALEAGLAAFEGTVLAVTHDRWFTRTFDRFLVFGADGSVVETPEPVWDAGRVQRVR
- a CDS encoding DUF5709 domain-containing protein, translating into MSEDTPATSTDPALGSEGDSNQLPGEDTLVERGVEDPLDEGVAPPERPRPASAHFGETAWEEARGETLDQRVAQEEPEVWEVDPVAPANREELRAGRLVEDDDAVDAGGTDGFAVDVGVSGGAASAEEAAVHVIEEEYVIETVDDDLRDDVR